TCATTGGGCGCAGGCTAAGTGCTATGCGTATATTTACGCTGTCCAGAACGCTCTGACAGAAGCCGCCGTTCAACTGACGTATTTCAATCTGGAGACCAATGAAACCAAACAATGGCTTAATTTTTTTGCAATCAATGAACTGACGGAATTTATCGGCAGTCTTATTCAAAAGTATTCGGTATGGGCAAGCTTTTCTGCCGAATGGGCAGAGATTCGGGACCCCTCGATCAAGGCGCTTCAGTTTCCTTTCCCGGCCTACCGGCAGGGGCAGCGGGAGCTGGCTGTACAGGCCTACCGGGCCATAGCCGGCCGAAAGAAACTGTTTGTGCAGGCCCCGACAGGAACCGGAAAAACTATCTCGGTGCTGTTTCCAGCCATCAAAGCGATGGGGGAGGCGAAAACCTCTAAACTATTCTATTTGACGGCCAAAACGATAACGCGTCAGGTTGCGGAAGAGGCATTCGAAAGAATGCGCCAAGGCGGTCTGAAAATGAAGACCTTGACGCTGACTGCTAAAGAAAAAATTTGCTTTTGTGAAAAGTCGGTCTGCCATCCCGAGTATTGTAAATATGCCAAAGGACATTACGACCGAATTAATGCAGCCATTTTAGATGCGATCAAAGAGTCTGATGATTTGTCCAGAAGTGTAATCGAGAAATACGCCCAGAAGCATACAGTCTGTCCGTTTGAACTTTCCCTGGATCTTTCGCTTTTGGCGGACTGCGTCATTTGTGACTACAACTATGTTTTTGATCCGAGAGCACATCTCAGACGCTTTTTTGCAGACAACAGCGGCGATTATGTGTTTCTGATCGATGAAGCCCACAACCTTGTGGACAGAGCGCGGGAAATGTTCTCAGCAAAGCTTGACAAAACTGCTTTTTACCAGGTGAAAAAAGCGTATAAGGGTAGAAATAAAGCGTTGGATAAAATCCTGAACCGCATCAATAAAAAGATGATTGACCTGCGTCATCAATGCGGGGAGCAGGGCTATTTGATTACGACGGAAATGCCTGCGGATTTCCTGAGCCTTCTTCAGCAATACACCGGAACTTGTGAATTGATGCTTAAGGAAAACAGAAGCTTAAGCGAGGATAGTGCTTTTCTTCAGCTCTATTTTGATGTGCTGGGTTTTACAGCAATCGCTGAATTTTACGATGAAAGATACGTTACTTTTGTGGAAACCAAGCGGGATGAGGTAACCGTGAAGCTTTTCTGCCTTGATCCATCGTTTTTGCTGGGAGAGGCGCTTAAAAGAGGCAGTTCGGCGGTGATGTTTTCAGCGACGCTGTCTCCGCTGGAATATTTCCGGGAGGTACTTGGCGGAGGTGAAGCAGACCATATTCTCTCTCTCGATTCTCCATTTGATTATCGAAAGCTTTGCGTGCTGACGGCTGACTCTGTTTCGACCAAGTATAAAGAAAGAGAACAAAGCGCTCACCAGATTACCCGGATGATTGGTTCCTTTGTCGC
This sequence is a window from Dehalobacter sp.. Protein-coding genes within it:
- a CDS encoding ATP-dependent DNA helicase; protein product: MIKLPIRQLVELIMRCGDIDSRYASKDRMAEGAKAHRILQKRNRETYEDYRSEVSLSEAYCYNGIDYTLEGRADGIFSCEGRTVIEEIKTTVLPLDSINKDFSGAHWAQAKCYAYIYAVQNALTEAAVQLTYFNLETNETKQWLNFFAINELTEFIGSLIQKYSVWASFSAEWAEIRDPSIKALQFPFPAYRQGQRELAVQAYRAIAGRKKLFVQAPTGTGKTISVLFPAIKAMGEAKTSKLFYLTAKTITRQVAEEAFERMRQGGLKMKTLTLTAKEKICFCEKSVCHPEYCKYAKGHYDRINAAILDAIKESDDLSRSVIEKYAQKHTVCPFELSLDLSLLADCVICDYNYVFDPRAHLRRFFADNSGDYVFLIDEAHNLVDRAREMFSAKLDKTAFYQVKKAYKGRNKALDKILNRINKKMIDLRHQCGEQGYLITTEMPADFLSLLQQYTGTCELMLKENRSLSEDSAFLQLYFDVLGFTAIAEFYDERYVTFVETKRDEVTVKLFCLDPSFLLGEALKRGSSAVMFSATLSPLEYFREVLGGGEADHILSLDSPFDYRKLCVLTADSVSTKYKEREQSAHQITRMIGSFVAQKTGNYIVYFPSYKYMNDIFAEFASACPDITAVAQEASMAEEERERFLLSFKENPEKTYVAFCVLGGIFSEGIDLKGSRLIGTAIVSVGLPQLSVQQNIIRDYFNSKNGLGYEYAYMYPGMNKVMQAAGRVIRSENDIGAVLLIDERYSNKKYIKLFPKHWMRRRNIKDSKSIEKNLGLFWQTGSKGNP